A window of Cryptosporangium phraense genomic DNA:
TTCGCGCCTCGTGATGACCAGGCCGGCCGCCTCGAGGACGTCGAGATGCTGCGAGATCGCCTGCCGCGACGAGTTGAGCCCGTGCTTCATCGACAGCCGGCCGCAGATCTCGAACAGCGTCTGGTCGTCCCGTTCGCGCAGCTCGTCGAGGATGACGCGGCGCGTAGGGTCGGCCAACGCCTTGAACACGTCCGCCACGCCCGAACGATAGGCAAGCCCCCGCTTGCCTGTCAACGCCCCTCAGAGCACTCCGAGTCCTCGCAGGCTCTCTACCGAGTCGACGATCGTGGACTCCAGGTCTCGCGGGCGCCAGCCCAGCGACCTGGCCCGGTCGTTGTGGATGATCGGGCGCGGAAGGTCGTCACCCGGCGCCTCGGTACTCGGCACCCGCGCCTCCGCGAACCGCCGCCCCAACACCTGAGCCACCTCGAGAAAACTCGTCGTCGGCCCGTCCCCCACGGCCAAGATCCGCTTCCCCGCCATCTCCGGCGCCGCCATCGCCAGGATCTCCAGCTCGGCCACGTCCCGGACGTCCACGACCCCCATCCGGGCCCGCGGTGCCACCGGCATGCTCCCCTCGAACAGGCTCTTGATCAGGTACATCGACGACCCGAGCGCGGGCGTCAGCGTCGGCCCGAGCACGAACGTCGGGTTCACCACGACGAGCTCGAGCGCACCCCGGTCGAAGTCCCAGGCCGCCTTCTCCGCGACCACCTTCGACCGCGGGTACGCGGCCAGCCCGGGCATGTCCGGGTCGGTCCAGTCGTCCTCGGTGAACTCGGCCCCCGGCTTCGGCGTGTAGCCGATCGCCGCGAACGACGACGTCAGCACCACCCGACGCGCCCCTGCGTCGCGGGCGGCCGTCAGCACCCGCAGCGTTCCCGCGCGGGCCGGGCCGATCAGCTCCTCGGGGTCCGACGGCTGCTCGACCGGGATCGGCGAGGCCACGTGATAGACCTCGTCGCACCCGGCTACGGCGTCCGCCCAACCGTCGTCCGACGAGAGATCGGCGACCACGACCGAGAGGTCGGCGGAGTCGCCGACGGCGGCGCGCAGGTCCGCCTCCCGCGACCGGGACCGGACCGTGGCCCGGACCGGCTGCCCGTTGCGCAGCAACGCAGCGATCAGCTGCGTGCCGATGTACCCGGATCCCCCGGTGACCAGTGCAGTGTTCATGACCCCGATGCTCGGCCCAACCGCCCCCGCCGACGAGTAGCCCACTTTTCCTGGGACCCCCAGGGCCAGGCTAAAGATCGGCGACCACGACCCGGCCGTGCCGCATCGACGCCGGCCGGCGAATCACGACCCCCAACTCCTCCGCCACCGCACCCAGGTCGACCTCCCGGATCTCCCCGAACCCGTTCCGCCGCAACAGCGCCGCCATCTCCGGCACCGTCCAGGTCGACCGCCACGGCTCGTCGCGCCAGACGCTCGCCCGCCCCGCCGACCACGACAGCAGCCGGGACACGAATCGTCCCAGCGCCAGACCCCGTCCCGGCGTCTGGAAGTTCACCACCAGCCGCGACCCCGGCGCCGAACACCTCGCGACCTCGGCCGCCGTCGCCGCGACCTCGGCCGAGGTCAGGTAGGGCACGACGCCCTCCCACACCCACACCGTCGCCAACTCCGACGACAACCCGGCCTCCGCCAGGACCGACGACAACCGGTCCGTCCGAAAATCCACCGGCACGTACGACGGCCCCGGCCCCAGAGAAACGGCCCGCGACTTCTTGTCCGCCTGGCTCGCCGGCTGGTCCACCTCGAACACGGTCCGGTCTGAGACCAACCGCCAGGCCCGCCCGTCCAACCCGGCCCCCAGAATCACCACCTGAGGCGCCGAACATTCCACCACCGCCCGATCGATCGCGACCGTCCGCGGTGCCATCAACTCGGCCGTCGCCCGCACGGTCTCGTACTCGACCCGCTCCCGCCACGCGGACGGCACGGAACCCTCGCGAACCCACCTCACCGGCTCCCGCTCGGACGGACGCAGCAACTCCCAGGCCGTCGGGTCGTCGAGAACGGAGGACGCGGCCCGCCCCTGACACACCTGCACCGCGGTCCGGCTA
This region includes:
- a CDS encoding NAD-dependent epimerase/dehydratase family protein, which translates into the protein MNTALVTGGSGYIGTQLIAALLRNGQPVRATVRSRSREADLRAAVGDSADLSVVVADLSSDDGWADAVAGCDEVYHVASPIPVEQPSDPEELIGPARAGTLRVLTAARDAGARRVVLTSSFAAIGYTPKPGAEFTEDDWTDPDMPGLAAYPRSKVVAEKAAWDFDRGALELVVVNPTFVLGPTLTPALGSSMYLIKSLFEGSMPVAPRARMGVVDVRDVAELEILAMAAPEMAGKRILAVGDGPTTSFLEVAQVLGRRFAEARVPSTEAPGDDLPRPIIHNDRARSLGWRPRDLESTIVDSVESLRGLGVL
- a CDS encoding class I SAM-dependent methyltransferase; this encodes MAESLRASRTAVQVCQGRAASSVLDDPTAWELLRPSEREPVRWVREGSVPSAWRERVEYETVRATAELMAPRTVAIDRAVVECSAPQVVILGAGLDGRAWRLVSDRTVFEVDQPASQADKKSRAVSLGPGPSYVPVDFRTDRLSSVLAEAGLSSELATVWVWEGVVPYLTSAEVAATAAEVARCSAPGSRLVVNFQTPGRGLALGRFVSRLLSWSAGRASVWRDEPWRSTWTVPEMAALLRRNGFGEIREVDLGAVAEELGVVIRRPASMRHGRVVVADL
- a CDS encoding ArsR/SmtB family transcription factor, translated to MADVFKALADPTRRVILDELRERDDQTLFEICGRLSMKHGLNSSRQAISQHLDVLEAAGLVITRREGRYKYHRLDTSPLRAIVDRWPLAPEEE